Proteins co-encoded in one Tachysurus fulvidraco isolate hzauxx_2018 chromosome 17, HZAU_PFXX_2.0, whole genome shotgun sequence genomic window:
- the si:dkey-160o24.3 gene encoding N-acetyllactosaminide beta-1,3-N-acetylglucosaminyltransferase 2 encodes MATCWWRYRCRIVLCICTPCILLGCLFVYIILALSLAMAHTYPSDVQMTIDHLPDGHFIAKGTTNNNTLAAYPAQPFWKLDLNKAAFWNLIQHVMDREHNPILQGSRNISGRNITQLNQNGCFPNYGGIWKMADYFTLPHQMQRFIISMHCRDYQLLIDQPAVCAKTEKPPMLLLAIKSQVPNFKNRQAIRMSWGYSGLVRGLVGKGGIVRRVFLLGKLDEENKEGIKKESAMYNDILMWDFMDTFFNLTLKDILFWKWFSERCQNARFVFKGDDDVFLRTPAVLDYLWDQEKLHLKKHGRTKKMDDFLVGDIITSAVPLRLATNKYFIPESFYKGLYPTYPGGGGVIYSGALVPRLLHMSRRVHLFPIDDVYMGMCLQRLGVSPINHPAFLTFDFNAEEAKAPCAHHTILLVHKRSPIQMLRLWTEIIIPSTKCKTATLRTREKE; translated from the coding sequence ATGGCCACTTGTTGGTGGAGATATCGGTGCCGGATCGTTCTCTGCATATGTACACCATGTATACTACTTGGATGCCTTTTTGTCTACATAATATTGGCTTTAAGTTTAGCCATGGCTCACACCTACCCATCTGATGTGCAAATGACAATCGATCATCTGCCAGACGGACACTTTATAGCCAAGGGGACCACTAATAACAACACACTGGCCGCCTACCCAGCTCAGCCGTTTTGGAAACTAGATCTGAACAAAGCAGCATTTTGGAACCTGATCCAACATGTAATGGACCGTGAGCATAACCCCATCCTTCAAGGCTCAAGAAATATCTCTGGTAGAAACATTACACAATTGAACCAAAATGGATGTTTTCCAAACTATGGGGGGATATGGAAAATGGCAGATTATTTCACTCTACCACATCAAATGCAAAGGTTTATCATTTCCATGCACTGTAGAGACTACCAACTGCTCATCGACCAGCCAGCAGTGTGTGCCAAAACAGAAAAGCCTCCAATGTTGCTGCTGGCTATTAAGTCTCAGGTGCCTAACTTTAAGAACCGCCAAGCCATCAGGATGTCTTGGGGGTATTCAGGTCTGGTGAGGGGGCTGGTGGGGAAAGGAGGAATAGTGCGTAGAGTTTTTCTTTTGGGCAAGCTtgatgaagaaaataaagaaggtATTAAAAAGGAGAGTGCAATGtataatgacattttaatgtGGGACTTCATGGACACCTTCTTCAACCTAACATTGAAGGACATACTGTTCTGGAAGTGGTTCTCCGAGCGCTGCCAAAATGCCCGCTTTGTCTTTAAGGGTGATGATGACGTCTTTCTGAGGACACCTGCTGTCCTGGACTACTTGTGGGACCAGGAAAAACttcacttaaaaaaacatggacGCACCAAAAAAATGGATGATTTTCTTGTTGGGGACATTATCACCTCTGCAGTACCTCTGCGCTTGGCaactaataaatatttcatcccTGAAAGTTTCTATAAAGGCTTGTACCCGACTTATCCAGGTGGAGGAGGAGTAATCTACTCTGGTGCTCTGGTTCCCAGACTTCTCCACATGTCCAGGAGAGTTCATCTCTTCCCTATTGATGATGTTTACATGGGAATGTGCCTTCAAAGGCTGGGAGTCAGCCCCATCAACCATCCAGCATTCCTCACGTTTGATTTTAATGCTGAAGAAGCGAAAGCCCCCTGTGCCCATCACACTATCCTGTTGGTCCACAAACGCAGTCCCATACAAATGTTAAGATTATGGACAGAGATCATAATACCAAGCACTAAATGTAAAACTGCAACCCTTagaacaagagagaaagaataa
- the eif1ad gene encoding probable RNA-binding protein EIF1AD: MSKATKRKHVVKEVLGNYITPNEKQQIMKISGTDGNNLHKAVTENGESFLLSMPTKFRKNIWIKRGDFVIVDPIEEGDKVKGEINFILYTDHIHYLRKLGIWPKGFEAGGERGQLQEEAQKDETKSKEQDEEENDCNNSDSDNELDLFVNTNRATVQYSESDEDSDEDDDDEKEDKDEGEENF; the protein is encoded by the exons ATGTCCAAGGCAACCAAGCGCAAGCATGTTGTCAAGGAAGTTCTAGGCAACTACATCACTCCTAATGAGAAACAACAGATTATGAAG ATTTCAGGAACCGATGGCAATAACCTCCACAAGGCTGTGACGGAGAATGGTGAGAGTTTTCTGCTCAGCATGCCCACAAAGTTCCGCAAGAACATCTGGATCAAAAGAG GTGATTTTGTGATTGTAGATCCTATAGAAGAAGGTGACAAGGTGAAAGGAGAGATCAACTTCATTCTATACACGGACCATATACACTATTTGAGGAAACTTGGCATTTG GCCTAAAGGATTTGAGGCTGGAGGAGAAAGAGGGCAGCTGCAGGAAGAAGCACAGAAAGACGAGACTAAATCCAAAGAGcaagatgaggaagaaaatgACTGTAACAACAGCGATTCTGACAATGAACTGGACCTTTTCGTTAACACAAACCGAGCCACTGTGCAGTACAGTGAGAGTGATGAAGACTCagatgaagatgacgatgatgaaAAAGAGGACaaagatgaaggagaagagaacTTTTAG